The Hymenobacter baengnokdamensis genome includes a region encoding these proteins:
- a CDS encoding oligosaccharide flippase family protein, with translation MSIAKKLASQTAIYGVSSIVGRVLSYLLVPIYTGHFAAAEYGIVTGLYAYVSFLNVVFTYGLETTFFRFANRPGEDQRTLYNRTLSLLLLSSAVLTLVLALLARPLLALLHLPPGHEEYAVWIALILGMDAVAALPFARLRLENKARKFATIRLTNILLYVGLNLFFIVLCPAVVKSAPGSALGALRPLVAAVYNPNLGVGYVFLSNLAASALTLLLLGYELLDFRFQWPRLAFLQPLLAYALPLMLMGLAGMVNETLDRILLPAWLPEGFYTGQSRLAAVGVYGACYKLSIFMSLIIQAFRYAAEPFFFAQSTEKNSPATFALVLKWFTLCCTFIFVGISLNLSWIGPLFLRRPEYLAGLGVVPVLLLANLFLGVYYNLSVWFKLTDKTYFGTYIGAAGAVLTIVLNFILIPVFGYTGSAWATLACYFMMAGICWWLGERHFPVPYPVGRLLLWLLGAVALVVAGQPLVRALPGSGGYALGLGLPLLFATLVYALEARRSLRE, from the coding sequence ATGAGTATTGCGAAAAAGCTGGCCTCCCAAACGGCCATCTACGGCGTCAGCAGCATTGTGGGGCGGGTACTTAGCTACCTGCTGGTGCCCATTTATACCGGGCACTTTGCAGCGGCCGAATACGGCATCGTGACGGGGCTTTACGCCTACGTGTCGTTTCTGAACGTGGTATTCACGTACGGGCTCGAAACCACGTTTTTTCGCTTTGCCAACCGGCCGGGTGAAGACCAGCGCACCCTCTATAACCGAACCCTCAGCCTACTGCTGCTCAGCAGTGCCGTGCTCACGCTGGTGCTGGCGCTGCTGGCCCGGCCCCTGCTGGCGCTGCTGCACCTGCCGCCCGGCCACGAAGAGTACGCAGTTTGGATAGCGCTTATCCTGGGCATGGATGCGGTGGCAGCGCTACCCTTCGCTCGCCTGCGCCTCGAAAACAAAGCCCGCAAGTTTGCCACTATCCGCCTCACCAACATCTTATTGTATGTCGGGCTCAACCTGTTTTTCATAGTGCTATGCCCGGCGGTAGTAAAAAGCGCGCCTGGTAGTGCACTAGGGGCGCTACGACCTTTGGTAGCAGCAGTTTACAACCCGAACCTGGGAGTTGGCTACGTATTTTTGTCCAACCTGGCGGCCTCGGCGCTTACCCTGCTGCTGCTGGGCTACGAGCTGCTCGATTTCCGCTTCCAGTGGCCCCGGCTCGCTTTTCTACAACCCCTGCTAGCCTATGCGCTGCCCCTTATGCTGATGGGCCTCGCCGGAATGGTCAACGAAACCCTCGACCGCATCCTGCTGCCGGCCTGGCTACCCGAAGGCTTTTATACTGGCCAGAGCCGGCTGGCCGCCGTGGGTGTATACGGGGCCTGCTACAAGCTCAGCATATTCATGTCTCTTATTATTCAGGCATTCAGATATGCAGCTGAGCCTTTTTTCTTTGCTCAAAGCACGGAGAAGAACTCGCCGGCCACCTTCGCGCTGGTGCTGAAATGGTTTACCCTTTGCTGCACCTTTATTTTTGTAGGCATTAGCCTGAATCTCAGCTGGATTGGCCCCTTGTTTCTGCGGCGCCCGGAATACTTGGCCGGCCTGGGCGTTGTGCCTGTTCTGCTACTGGCTAACCTGTTTTTGGGCGTGTACTACAACCTATCGGTCTGGTTTAAGCTAACCGATAAAACTTATTTTGGCACCTACATCGGGGCGGCCGGGGCGGTGCTCACCATCGTGCTCAATTTCATTCTGATACCGGTATTTGGCTATACAGGCAGTGCCTGGGCTACGCTGGCGTGCTATTTTATGATGGCCGGCATTTGCTGGTGGCTGGGCGAGCGGCATTTCCCGGTGCCTTACCCGGTGGGGCGGCTCCTGCTGTGGCTGCTGGGCGCGGTGGCCCTGGTAGTGGCGGGCCAGCCGCTTGTGCGGGCGCTACCCGGCAGCGGCGGCTACGCGCTGGGCCTGGGGCTTCCCTTGCTCTTTGCCACACTGGTATATGCGCTGGAGGCACGGCGCAGCTTACGGGAGTGA
- a CDS encoding Sec-independent protein translocase subunit TatA/TatB: MLLSLPLLFLSNPRTIIFIIFILVLFFGAKRIPELFRGVGQGVREFKDASNPEPQRPANPNYNQQPGYNQGGYPQQPQQGYAQQPGYNQNGYPQQPPQYGPPAQGQMPQAPYNPNTPAS, translated from the coding sequence ATGCTCCTTTCCTTGCCCTTATTGTTTCTGAGCAACCCCAGAACCATTATATTCATCATCTTTATTCTGGTGCTGTTTTTTGGGGCCAAGCGTATTCCGGAATTGTTTCGGGGCGTAGGCCAGGGGGTGCGCGAGTTTAAGGATGCCAGCAACCCTGAGCCCCAGCGGCCTGCTAACCCGAATTATAACCAGCAGCCCGGCTACAACCAGGGTGGCTATCCGCAGCAGCCCCAGCAAGGCTATGCGCAGCAGCCCGGCTACAACCAGAACGGCTATCCGCAACAGCCGCCGCAGTATGGTCCCCCCGCGCAGGGCCAGATGCCCCAAGCTCCTTATAACCCTAACACCCCGGCCAGCTAG
- the tatA gene encoding Sec-independent protein translocase subunit TatA/TatB: protein MNSPLLFLGDIGGSELILIMVVILIFFGANKIPELARGLGKGIREFKDASSEIRNEFERAGQPNPNQPYNNQGYNPNQPYQPQNPAYGQQPAPYQPAPGAPTPLAGDYVAPVAGYTAPGAVDLPTAGQPTFHQSTPIPPTADAVPGAQPRLDQPSTDV from the coding sequence ATGAACTCCCCCCTGCTTTTCTTAGGCGACATCGGCGGCTCCGAGCTGATTCTGATAATGGTCGTCATTCTCATCTTTTTTGGCGCAAATAAAATTCCGGAGCTGGCCCGGGGCTTGGGCAAGGGCATCCGCGAGTTTAAGGATGCCAGCAGCGAAATCCGGAACGAGTTTGAGCGGGCCGGCCAGCCGAACCCGAATCAGCCCTATAATAACCAGGGCTACAACCCCAATCAGCCCTATCAGCCGCAAAACCCGGCTTATGGCCAGCAGCCTGCGCCCTATCAGCCGGCCCCCGGAGCGCCTACTCCCCTGGCCGGCGACTACGTAGCGCCGGTAGCGGGCTATACCGCGCCGGGCGCCGTAGATTTGCCGACGGCGGGCCAGCCGACCTTTCACCAAAGCACCCCCATTCCGCCCACGGCGGATGCGGTGCCTGGTGCGCAGCCCCGCCTCGACCAGCCATCAACCGACGTTTAA
- the gatA gene encoding Asp-tRNA(Asn)/Glu-tRNA(Gln) amidotransferase subunit GatA, with translation MKPLFSSLSEIQRELAAGTTSCRQLVEYYLDNISQRNAELNVFLEVWADEARQQAVAVDEKLAQGTAGKLAGMVIGLKDVLAYQGHSLQSSSRILDGFKSLFTGTAVQRLLAEDAIFIGRQNCDEFAMGGSNENSAFGPVRNAQDPSRVPGGSSGGSAVAVQADMCLASIGSDTGGSVRQPAAFCGVIGLKPTYSRISRYGLVAFASSFDQIGPITHSVEDAARLLEVMAGADGYDSTASQEPVPAYSELLNPATQYRIGYIANAIGRPGLQAEVHEALQQTLDTLRSHGHAVEAVEFPLLEEMIPTYYILTTAEASSNLSRFDGVKYGFRAPDVTDLESLYKKTRAQGFGPEVQRRIMLGTFVLSASYYDAYYTKAQRVRRLIKEKTDELLRQYDFLVLPTTPTTAFRLGEKQDPVSMYLADIFTVQASLAGVPAISIPAGQDHAGMPIGLQILSGAFREADLLAFANTLTTVEAAN, from the coding sequence TTGAAACCTCTGTTTTCTTCCCTTTCGGAAATTCAGCGCGAGCTGGCGGCGGGCACTACGTCCTGCCGCCAGCTCGTTGAGTATTACCTTGATAACATCAGCCAGCGCAACGCCGAGCTGAATGTATTTCTGGAGGTATGGGCCGATGAGGCCCGCCAGCAGGCTGTTGCCGTAGATGAAAAGCTGGCCCAGGGTACGGCGGGTAAACTTGCCGGCATGGTTATCGGGCTGAAAGACGTACTGGCCTATCAGGGGCATTCGCTGCAAAGCAGCAGCCGCATTCTCGACGGATTCAAGTCGCTCTTCACCGGCACTGCCGTGCAGCGACTGCTGGCCGAGGATGCCATTTTTATTGGTCGCCAGAACTGCGACGAGTTTGCCATGGGCGGCTCAAACGAAAACTCCGCTTTCGGCCCGGTACGCAATGCGCAGGACCCCAGCCGGGTACCGGGCGGCTCGTCGGGCGGCTCGGCCGTAGCCGTCCAGGCCGATATGTGCCTGGCTTCCATTGGCTCCGATACGGGCGGCTCGGTGCGTCAGCCGGCCGCGTTTTGCGGTGTTATCGGGCTCAAGCCTACCTACTCGCGCATTTCGCGCTACGGATTGGTAGCATTTGCGTCATCTTTCGACCAGATTGGGCCTATTACGCACTCGGTAGAAGACGCAGCCCGCCTGCTGGAGGTAATGGCCGGGGCCGATGGCTACGACAGTACTGCCAGCCAGGAGCCGGTGCCTGCCTACAGCGAGCTGCTTAATCCGGCTACTCAATACCGTATCGGCTATATAGCAAACGCCATAGGCCGCCCAGGTTTGCAGGCCGAAGTGCACGAGGCGCTGCAGCAAACGCTCGATACGCTGCGTAGCCACGGCCACGCGGTAGAGGCCGTGGAGTTTCCGCTGCTGGAGGAGATGATTCCGACCTACTATATTCTTACCACGGCCGAGGCCAGTTCCAACCTCTCGCGCTTCGATGGGGTGAAGTATGGGTTCCGGGCACCCGACGTGACGGACCTGGAATCGCTCTATAAAAAGACCCGCGCCCAAGGCTTCGGCCCCGAAGTGCAGCGGCGTATTATGCTGGGCACCTTTGTGTTGAGCGCCAGCTATTACGATGCGTACTATACCAAGGCGCAGCGCGTGCGGCGGCTTATTAAAGAAAAAACCGACGAGCTGCTGCGGCAGTACGACTTTCTGGTGCTGCCTACTACGCCGACTACGGCTTTCAGGCTTGGCGAAAAGCAAGACCCGGTTTCGATGTACCTGGCCGATATTTTTACGGTGCAGGCTTCGCTGGCCGGAGTGCCTGCCATTTCGATACCCGCCGGCCAGGACCACGCGGGCATGCCCATTGGCTTACAGATACTAAGCGGGGCATTTCGGGAAGCTGATTTACTGGCTTTTGCCAATACGCTGACCACAGTAGAAGCAGCCAACTAG
- a CDS encoding LysM peptidoglycan-binding domain-containing protein, with amino-acid sequence MKVLQQPSAPFTGPRRPHLARRLLLLALTLGAVPALAQRAPRSHEAPRPPQSSLIPGDTIRQVVELPAATLDSLAAEPLTEPAVDSARLVWLQTPPTLYELVNDRMNCIETDAPHQFNAAVLAYVRLFTERQRGYTQRVLEREQFYFPTFEKYLAQYNLPTDLKYLSVVESALIPTAKSPVGAVGLWQFMPPTASDLRLKRDEWVDERMHPEKATEAACKHLRYLYGVFHDWELVLAAYNWGAGNMQRVIRKTGKHTFWELYPHLPAETRNYVPTFTAIMYAMKYASEHGLNDPALRYQRYEPLDTLGVRGQALDLRRLSRALGYADSLTLGRYNPEVRHGGLPAGYRPYVLRFPSAAREHLGEVDRATLLAYCQPLTDLPQLLAPRPVRLAGVAPWPTRDELAASSGPRAETSETTPRYRRLHYTVRRGQTVATVAEKFEVSPAQVRRWNELPKHATLKPGRELVVFVPMPAAPAPAPVASALPATLVPHRIAQADSAMQALAAANARYAREAQLLAQREATQAQELLRIQKQQAARVAAQQRQAIFRAAALAKAAAAEEKAQQLANTKAQAPTAPDDLVASADSSAAPAHPRRSRPKPLAAALAQPREAAEPSLASKAGSRPVHKADTYIVRPGDNLTKLAQEHGVTVAQVREWNELPGESVLVGQRLRFGAAPDALATHADGQRKPERAEPRLSTHTVQAGDTLYNISRRFGVSVEELRRLNHLTTDAVKLGQKLVVQAG; translated from the coding sequence ATGAAAGTTTTACAGCAACCGTCCGCGCCCTTTACCGGCCCGCGTAGGCCGCATCTGGCGCGGCGACTGTTGCTGCTGGCCCTTACGCTGGGGGCGGTTCCGGCCTTGGCGCAGCGGGCACCTCGGAGCCACGAAGCCCCCCGCCCGCCCCAATCCAGCCTTATTCCGGGTGATACCATCCGGCAGGTGGTAGAGCTGCCTGCCGCCACGCTCGACTCGCTGGCGGCCGAGCCGCTGACCGAGCCGGCCGTTGACTCGGCCCGCCTGGTGTGGCTCCAAACGCCGCCGACGCTCTACGAGCTGGTGAACGACCGCATGAATTGCATCGAAACCGATGCGCCTCATCAATTTAACGCGGCAGTACTGGCTTATGTGCGGCTGTTTACTGAGCGGCAGCGCGGCTACACGCAGCGGGTGCTGGAGCGCGAGCAGTTTTATTTCCCGACGTTTGAAAAATACCTGGCTCAGTATAACCTGCCCACTGACCTGAAGTACTTATCGGTAGTAGAGTCGGCGCTGATACCCACGGCGAAGTCGCCGGTAGGCGCGGTAGGATTATGGCAGTTTATGCCGCCTACCGCCAGCGACCTGCGCCTGAAGCGCGACGAATGGGTAGATGAGCGCATGCACCCCGAAAAAGCCACCGAAGCCGCGTGCAAGCATCTGCGCTATCTGTACGGGGTATTTCACGACTGGGAGCTGGTGCTGGCGGCCTACAACTGGGGGGCGGGTAATATGCAGCGGGTTATTCGCAAAACCGGCAAGCATACGTTTTGGGAGCTCTATCCGCACCTACCAGCCGAAACGCGCAATTATGTACCCACCTTCACGGCCATTATGTATGCCATGAAGTATGCCAGCGAGCACGGCCTGAACGACCCGGCGCTGCGCTACCAGCGTTATGAGCCCCTCGATACCTTGGGCGTGCGCGGCCAGGCCCTCGACCTGCGCCGCCTGAGCCGGGCGCTGGGCTATGCCGACTCGCTGACGCTGGGCCGCTACAATCCCGAAGTGCGTCATGGCGGCCTGCCCGCCGGCTACCGGCCCTACGTGTTGCGCTTCCCCAGCGCGGCCCGCGAGCACCTTGGCGAGGTAGACCGTGCTACGCTGCTGGCTTATTGCCAGCCGCTTACCGACCTGCCGCAGCTGCTAGCTCCCCGCCCGGTGCGGCTGGCGGGCGTTGCGCCCTGGCCAACCCGCGATGAGCTGGCTGCCAGCAGCGGCCCCCGCGCCGAAACCAGCGAAACTACGCCGCGCTACCGCCGCTTGCACTACACTGTGCGCCGGGGCCAGACAGTAGCAACCGTGGCCGAAAAATTTGAGGTGAGCCCGGCGCAGGTACGCCGCTGGAACGAGCTGCCCAAGCACGCCACCCTGAAGCCCGGCCGCGAGCTGGTCGTGTTTGTGCCCATGCCAGCCGCCCCGGCACCTGCTCCCGTAGCAAGTGCTTTACCCGCTACGCTGGTACCGCACCGGATTGCTCAGGCTGATAGTGCGATGCAGGCTCTGGCTGCCGCCAATGCGCGCTACGCCCGTGAGGCCCAGCTACTGGCGCAGCGCGAGGCCACTCAGGCGCAGGAGCTGCTGCGTATTCAGAAACAGCAGGCGGCCCGCGTGGCGGCGCAACAGCGCCAGGCTATTTTCCGGGCGGCAGCCTTGGCAAAAGCAGCGGCAGCTGAAGAAAAGGCCCAGCAGCTGGCTAACACCAAAGCCCAGGCTCCCACCGCCCCCGACGACCTCGTGGCCAGCGCCGATAGCAGCGCGGCTCCAGCTCACCCCCGCCGCAGCCGCCCGAAGCCACTGGCTGCTGCACTGGCGCAGCCCCGCGAAGCAGCCGAGCCTTCACTGGCTTCAAAGGCTGGTAGCAGGCCAGTCCACAAAGCAGATACATATATCGTGCGGCCCGGCGACAACCTGACTAAGCTGGCCCAGGAGCATGGCGTGACGGTAGCGCAGGTGCGGGAATGGAATGAGCTGCCGGGTGAAAGTGTGCTGGTAGGCCAGCGGCTGCGCTTTGGCGCCGCCCCCGATGCGCTGGCCACCCACGCCGACGGCCAGCGCAAGCCTGAGCGTGCCGAGCCCCGCCTGAGTACGCATACGGTGCAGGCCGGCGATACGCTCTACAATATCTCGCGCCGCTTTGGCGTAAGCGTGGAAGAGCTGCGCCGCCTCAATCACCTCACTACCGATGCCGTGAAGCTGGGGCAAAAGCTGGTAGTGCAGGCTGGCTAG
- a CDS encoding NADP-dependent malic enzyme — MLKINREDALAYHEQSPQGKIEVVPTKPVSTQLDLALAYSPGVAEPCKEIAKNPDDVYKYTAKGNLVAVISNGTAVLGLGNIGPAASKPVMEGKGVLFKKFAGIDCFDIEIDANDPDEFIRIVKALEPTFGGINLEDIKAPECFRIETELKALMKIPVMHDDQHGTAIISSAALLNALEVVGKKIENIRLVVSGAGAAAISCLRLYVALGLKIENVVVFDKDGVINTQRTNLAPIQMQFATTRPISTLDEAMEGADVFLGLSAAKVLPAGLLLRMADNPIVFALANPEPEISYELATSTRPDLIMATGRSDHPNQVNNVLGFPYIFRGALDVRATEINEAMKLAAVRALAELSKEPVPDMVNNAYGDNTLAFGRTYLIPKPLDPRLITSLSPAVARAAMESGVARRPITDWQAYEDELRARLGLDRKLMNRITSAARANPKRVVFAEADNYKILKAAQLVRDEGIAHPILLGPHAKIQAIAQANNIDLDGCEILDILQDEATRTEYAELLYEKRQRRGITLYEGKRLLRERNYYAAMMVETGAADACITGLTKDYGKSLIPSLQVIGPADGIKRVSSMYIIQNKKGPYFFADTTVNINPTAEEMVEIIGLTARAVRFFDSEPRVAVISYSNFGSNAGPLPEKTRRATELAKQRYPDLLLDGEMQANVALNLQLLQENYGFSPLAAKGANTLIFPNVESGNIAYKVLQEIGGSEVIGPVLMGMRKPVHILQLGASVRDIVNMTAIAVVDAQRDGKAL, encoded by the coding sequence ATGCTTAAGATAAACCGCGAAGATGCCCTGGCCTACCACGAGCAAAGCCCGCAGGGGAAGATTGAAGTTGTTCCCACTAAGCCCGTCAGCACCCAGCTCGACCTGGCGCTGGCTTACTCGCCGGGCGTGGCCGAGCCGTGCAAGGAAATCGCTAAAAACCCCGACGACGTGTATAAATACACGGCGAAAGGCAACCTGGTAGCCGTTATCTCAAACGGCACAGCGGTGCTGGGCCTGGGCAACATCGGGCCCGCCGCCAGCAAGCCTGTGATGGAAGGCAAAGGCGTACTATTCAAGAAGTTTGCCGGTATCGACTGCTTTGATATCGAGATTGATGCCAACGACCCCGACGAGTTTATCCGCATCGTGAAAGCGCTGGAGCCCACGTTTGGCGGCATCAACCTGGAAGATATTAAGGCTCCCGAATGCTTCCGTATTGAAACGGAGCTGAAGGCGCTGATGAAGATTCCGGTGATGCACGACGACCAGCACGGCACGGCCATTATTTCATCGGCCGCGCTGCTGAATGCGCTCGAAGTAGTGGGCAAAAAGATTGAGAATATCCGCCTGGTAGTGAGTGGCGCGGGCGCGGCCGCCATTTCCTGCCTGCGGCTGTACGTGGCGCTGGGCCTGAAGATAGAGAACGTGGTTGTCTTTGATAAAGACGGGGTTATCAATACCCAGCGGACCAACCTTGCTCCGATTCAGATGCAGTTTGCCACCACGCGGCCGATTTCGACGCTCGACGAGGCAATGGAGGGCGCCGATGTATTTCTGGGTCTTTCGGCCGCCAAGGTGCTGCCGGCCGGCCTGCTGCTGCGCATGGCCGACAACCCCATCGTGTTTGCGCTGGCCAACCCCGAGCCCGAAATCAGCTACGAGCTGGCCACCAGTACCCGGCCCGACCTGATTATGGCCACTGGCCGCTCGGACCATCCGAACCAGGTGAATAATGTATTAGGATTTCCCTATATATTCAGGGGTGCCCTGGATGTGCGGGCTACCGAAATAAACGAGGCTATGAAACTGGCGGCCGTGCGCGCCCTGGCCGAGCTAAGCAAGGAGCCGGTGCCCGATATGGTGAACAACGCTTATGGCGACAACACGCTGGCGTTTGGGCGCACGTATCTCATTCCCAAGCCCCTGGACCCGAGGTTGATTACCAGTCTGTCGCCGGCCGTGGCGCGGGCCGCCATGGAAAGCGGCGTGGCCCGCCGGCCCATCACCGACTGGCAGGCCTACGAAGACGAGCTACGGGCGCGCCTGGGCCTCGACCGCAAGCTGATGAACCGCATCACGTCGGCGGCCCGCGCCAACCCCAAGCGCGTGGTCTTTGCGGAGGCCGATAACTACAAAATTCTCAAGGCCGCGCAGCTCGTGCGCGACGAAGGCATTGCCCACCCCATTTTGCTGGGGCCGCACGCCAAGATTCAGGCCATTGCCCAAGCCAATAATATTGACCTGGATGGCTGCGAAATCCTTGATATTCTGCAGGATGAAGCCACGCGCACCGAGTACGCCGAGCTGCTGTACGAGAAGCGGCAGCGCCGGGGCATTACCCTGTACGAGGGCAAGCGCTTGCTGCGCGAGCGCAACTATTATGCGGCTATGATGGTGGAAACCGGGGCCGCCGACGCCTGCATTACGGGCCTTACCAAGGATTATGGCAAGAGCCTCATCCCGTCGCTGCAGGTTATCGGGCCGGCCGACGGCATCAAGCGGGTATCGTCGATGTACATTATCCAGAACAAGAAAGGGCCGTACTTTTTCGCCGACACTACGGTGAACATTAATCCGACGGCAGAGGAAATGGTGGAGATTATCGGCCTCACGGCGCGGGCGGTGCGCTTCTTCGACTCGGAGCCGCGCGTGGCGGTTATTAGCTACTCCAACTTTGGCTCGAATGCCGGCCCGCTGCCCGAAAAAACCCGCCGGGCCACCGAGCTGGCCAAGCAGCGCTACCCCGACCTGCTCCTCGACGGCGAAATGCAGGCCAACGTGGCCCTGAACCTCCAGCTGCTGCAGGAAAACTACGGGTTTTCGCCTTTGGCGGCCAAAGGAGCTAACACGCTGATTTTCCCGAATGTAGAGTCGGGCAACATTGCCTACAAGGTGCTTCAGGAAATTGGCGGCTCCGAGGTAATCGGGCCGGTGCTGATGGGTATGCGCAAGCCGGTGCATATTCTACAGCTCGGCGCTAGCGTGCGCGACATCGTGAACATGACCGCCATTGCGGTAGTGGATGCGCAGCGCGACGGCAAAGCACTGTAG
- the ruvA gene encoding Holliday junction branch migration protein RuvA, whose product MIAYLDGKLAYKDPTQAIIDTGGVGYEVKISLATYSKLPVELEKVKVYTYQHVKEDGQTLYGFLDPNEKALFLHLISVSGIGPGTGINMVSSMGVGEIRQAIVNEDVRAIQSIKGVGPKTAQRVILELKDKLRKDELLAKAGVDTVPLARQHNTQRQEALQALVMLGFARAAAEKNLDQIQHKHGNDLSVEELIKFALKSH is encoded by the coding sequence ATGATTGCCTACCTCGACGGTAAACTCGCCTATAAAGACCCTACCCAAGCCATTATTGATACTGGTGGCGTGGGCTATGAGGTAAAGATTTCACTGGCAACTTACTCCAAGCTGCCCGTCGAGCTGGAGAAAGTAAAGGTGTACACTTACCAGCACGTGAAGGAAGACGGGCAAACGCTCTACGGCTTCCTGGACCCGAACGAAAAAGCGCTGTTTCTGCACCTGATTTCGGTTTCGGGCATTGGGCCGGGCACGGGCATCAACATGGTGAGCAGCATGGGCGTGGGCGAGATTCGCCAGGCCATTGTAAACGAAGACGTGCGGGCTATCCAGAGTATTAAAGGTGTGGGACCCAAAACGGCTCAACGTGTGATTCTGGAGCTGAAAGACAAGCTGCGCAAAGACGAGCTGCTGGCCAAAGCGGGGGTTGATACTGTGCCGTTGGCGCGCCAGCACAATACGCAGCGCCAGGAAGCGTTGCAGGCATTAGTCATGCTGGGCTTTGCCCGTGCTGCCGCTGAAAAAAATCTTGACCAGATTCAGCACAAGCACGGCAACGACCTGAGCGTGGAAGAGCTCATTAAGTTTGCCCTGAAATCACATTAG